One window from the genome of Eublepharis macularius isolate TG4126 chromosome 15, MPM_Emac_v1.0, whole genome shotgun sequence encodes:
- the PPP1R14A gene encoding protein phosphatase 1 regulatory subunit 14A, which translates to MAANRVGRRLGRASPARSTGLSPGLARAERTPSPGIQRRQARVTVKYDRRELQRRLDTEKWIDGRLEDLYRGREAEMPDEVNIDDLLEMATDEERATKLQGLLESCGDAEGFIKELLEKLRGLRTEHVLRQASPDHQKAPEIHG; encoded by the exons ATGGCTGCGAACCGGGTGGGGAGGCGCCTGGGGCGGGCGTCGCCGGCGCGCTCGACCGGGCTGTCTCCAGGGTTGGCCCGCGCGGAGCGGACGCCTAGCCCGGGCATCCAGCGGCGCCAGGCGCGGGTCACCGTCAAATACGACCGGCGGGAGCTGCAACGACGCCTTGACACGGAAAAGTGGATCGACGGTCGCCTGGAGGACCTCTACCGGGGCAGG GAAGCAGAGATGCCGGATGAGGTGAACATTGACGATCTCCTGGAGATGGCCACGGATGAAGAGAGGGCCACCAAGCTGCAG GGCCTCTTGGAGTCGTGTGGCGACGCAGAG GGCTTCATCAAGGAACTGCTGGAGAAGTTGAGAGGCCTCCGGACAGAGCACGTCCTCCGGCAAGCAAGTCCTGACCACCAGAAAGCCCCGGAAATCCACGGGTAG